The proteins below come from a single Erythrobacter sp. SG61-1L genomic window:
- a CDS encoding SprT family zinc-dependent metalloprotease, which produces MIDWLRRAPADPRMELCGRQVPVTIRRHPTARRMTLRLAPDGSEVRLTLPRWGRTLDGLDFAASRRDWLEAQMARLPSASPPEAGGLVLYRGEEVAIRWHEPARRRPVLDDGMLLVGGPQDGVAARIRRWLEAEALHHLEADLAHYCAAAGKPAPPLRLSRAQRRWGSCASDGTIRINWRLIQAPDHVRRSVVAHEVAHLSHFDHSPAFHARLAELFEGDVKSANRWLKAHGRRLYASFG; this is translated from the coding sequence ATGATCGACTGGCTGCGCCGCGCCCCTGCCGATCCGCGCATGGAATTGTGCGGGCGGCAGGTGCCGGTGACCATCCGACGCCACCCCACCGCCCGGCGGATGACCCTGCGCCTTGCGCCCGATGGCAGCGAAGTGCGCCTGACCCTGCCGCGCTGGGGCCGCACGCTCGACGGGCTGGATTTCGCCGCGAGCCGACGCGACTGGCTGGAGGCACAGATGGCACGCCTGCCTTCTGCTTCCCCGCCCGAGGCTGGCGGCCTGGTGCTTTATCGCGGCGAGGAAGTAGCGATTCGCTGGCATGAACCGGCACGGCGGCGCCCGGTGCTGGACGATGGCATGCTGCTGGTCGGCGGCCCGCAGGATGGTGTCGCTGCACGCATCAGGCGCTGGCTGGAGGCCGAGGCACTGCACCATCTGGAAGCGGACCTTGCCCATTATTGCGCCGCTGCCGGAAAGCCCGCCCCGCCCCTGCGTCTCTCACGCGCGCAGCGCCGCTGGGGGAGCTGCGCGAGCGACGGAACGATCCGGATCAACTGGCGCTTGATCCAGGCGCCGGACCATGTCCGCCGGTCGGTCGTAGCGCATGAAGTTGCCCATCTCAGCCATTTCGACCATTCGCCCGCATTCCATGCCCGGCTGGCGGAATTGTTCGAAGGGGACGTGAAATCGGCCAACCGGTGGCTGAAAGCCCATGGAAGGCGCCTTTACGCCAGCTTTGGCTGA
- a CDS encoding YcgN family cysteine cluster protein: MDKLGNQKLRFRFWELPLADLNRAEWEALCDGCGRCCLHKLEDADTGEVVDTNVACRLLDTRTGQCKDYRNRKAYVPDCLRLTLKLVKEIRWLPDSCAYRRRADGRPLPGWHYLISGDRNAVHAAGVSAVGRAISETEAGPLEHHIVEWANSGDEWPEGSA; this comes from the coding sequence ATGGACAAGCTGGGTAACCAGAAATTGCGCTTCCGCTTCTGGGAGTTGCCGCTGGCAGATCTCAATCGCGCCGAGTGGGAAGCCCTGTGCGACGGGTGCGGGCGCTGCTGCCTGCACAAGCTGGAAGATGCCGACACGGGCGAAGTGGTGGATACCAATGTCGCCTGCCGCCTGCTCGATACGCGCACCGGCCAGTGCAAGGATTATCGCAATCGCAAGGCCTATGTTCCCGATTGCCTTCGGCTGACGCTCAAGCTGGTGAAGGAAATCCGCTGGCTGCCCGATAGCTGCGCCTATCGCCGTCGGGCGGACGGGCGGCCCCTGCCGGGCTGGCATTACCTGATCTCGGGCGATCGCAACGCGGTGCATGCCGCCGGCGTTTCGGCAGTAGGCCGTGCCATCAGCGAAACCGAGGCCGGGCCGCTTGAACATCACATCGTGGAATGGGCGAATTCCGGGGACGAGTGGCCGGAAGGCAGCGCATGA
- a CDS encoding ankyrin repeat domain-containing protein, translating into MARLGRISALVLPAIAGALALASPAQAQYSPGYQFLKAVKDGNGDDAVKLLQDHSTTLVNSQDITTGESALHIVVAQRNLTWIKFLCQQGANPNVADKKGVTPLVLASQLGYLDGVSELIKRGAKVDVANSTGETPLIAAVHRRDIPTIRVLLKGGADPDRADSSGRSARDYAMYDGANSTLVQEIEKNEKPKGEREGAARYGPAF; encoded by the coding sequence GTGGCGCGGCTTGGGCGCATTTCGGCATTGGTCCTTCCGGCAATCGCGGGGGCGCTCGCCCTGGCATCGCCTGCACAGGCGCAATATTCGCCGGGCTATCAGTTCCTGAAGGCAGTGAAGGATGGCAATGGCGACGATGCGGTAAAGCTGCTGCAGGATCACAGCACCACTCTGGTCAATTCGCAGGACATCACCACGGGCGAATCCGCGCTGCACATCGTGGTGGCACAGCGCAATCTCACCTGGATCAAGTTCCTCTGCCAGCAGGGCGCCAATCCGAATGTCGCCGACAAGAAGGGCGTTACGCCGCTCGTTCTGGCCAGCCAGCTTGGCTATCTCGACGGGGTCAGCGAACTGATCAAGCGTGGGGCCAAGGTGGACGTCGCCAATTCGACTGGCGAAACGCCCTTGATCGCCGCAGTTCACCGGCGTGATATTCCCACAATCCGCGTGCTGCTCAAGGGCGGCGCCGATCCGGATCGGGCGGACAGTTCCGGCCGTTCGGCGCGCGACTATGCCATGTATGACGGGGCGAACAGTACCCTCGTCCAGGAAATCGAGAAGAACGAAAAGCCCAAGGGCGAGCGGGAAGGAGCAGCGCGTTATGGCCCTGCGTTCTGA
- a CDS encoding COQ9 family protein — translation MALRSEAILPQDPTLDEIRLWLAPLIADAVAFDGWTEAAVDAAAESAGIDQAVARLAFPGGAMGLIAAWVEHIDAEMIRAFPPETLAGMKVRERIRELVWFRLSAAIGREEAMRRALAIQSMPQNAPAALRQGWRSADLMWRLAGDNAADYNHYTKRAILEGIYGATLAVFVGDESEGKAETRAFLDRRIEGIMKFEKAKANLLRDREHFSMTRFLGRLRYPAR, via the coding sequence ATGGCCCTGCGTTCTGAAGCGATCCTGCCGCAGGACCCGACGCTTGACGAAATCCGCCTATGGCTAGCCCCGCTGATTGCCGATGCTGTGGCATTCGATGGCTGGACCGAGGCTGCGGTGGATGCCGCAGCCGAGAGCGCGGGGATCGATCAGGCCGTTGCGCGACTTGCTTTCCCCGGTGGGGCGATGGGTCTGATCGCGGCATGGGTCGAGCATATCGACGCAGAAATGATCCGCGCTTTCCCGCCCGAGACGCTGGCGGGAATGAAAGTGCGTGAACGGATTCGCGAATTGGTGTGGTTCCGCCTTTCGGCCGCCATCGGCAGGGAAGAGGCAATGCGTCGTGCGCTTGCCATTCAGTCCATGCCGCAGAATGCACCCGCTGCGCTCCGTCAGGGCTGGCGCAGTGCGGACCTGATGTGGCGGCTCGCGGGCGATAATGCCGCCGATTACAATCATTATACCAAGCGCGCGATCCTCGAAGGGATTTACGGTGCGACGCTCGCCGTCTTCGTGGGCGACGAGAGCGAAGGCAAGGCAGAGACGCGCGCCTTCCTCGATCGCCGCATCGAAGGAATCATGAAGTTCGAAAAGGCCAAGGCGAACCTGCTGCGTGATCGCGAGCACTTTTCGATGACCCGCTTCCTCGGGCGGCTGAGATATCCGGCACGGTGA
- a CDS encoding SCO family protein: MWKAKHAFAPIAAIALTLSLTGCGQKSSGGVPADAPLAGAAIGGPFDLVDAAGKPVKWSDFDGKYRIVYFGYTYCPDVCPTDVARIMQGYAKFKADEPELAAQVQPIFISVDPERDTPAKVGEFTHAFSDDLIGLTGTPEQVKAAADAFKVYYKKGETSSGGGYLVDHSGVTYLMGPKGEPIALLPVDKGPAAVAADLARWVS, translated from the coding sequence ATGTGGAAAGCCAAACACGCATTCGCCCCGATAGCTGCAATCGCCCTGACATTGTCCCTAACGGGCTGCGGTCAGAAATCCTCCGGCGGAGTTCCCGCCGACGCGCCACTGGCCGGCGCGGCGATCGGCGGGCCGTTCGATCTGGTGGACGCCGCTGGCAAGCCGGTGAAGTGGTCCGACTTCGACGGGAAATACCGCATCGTCTATTTCGGCTATACCTATTGTCCCGATGTCTGCCCCACCGATGTTGCGCGGATCATGCAAGGCTATGCCAAATTCAAGGCCGATGAGCCGGAACTGGCGGCACAGGTGCAGCCGATCTTCATTTCGGTCGACCCCGAACGCGACACGCCCGCCAAGGTGGGCGAATTCACTCACGCCTTTTCGGACGATCTCATCGGCCTGACTGGCACACCCGAACAGGTGAAGGCCGCGGCTGACGCCTTCAAGGTCTACTATAAGAAGGGTGAGACCTCCTCCGGCGGCGGCTATCTGGTCGATCACAGCGGCGTTACCTATCTGATGGGGCCGAAGGGCGAACCCATCGCGCTGCTGCCGGTGGACAAAGGCCCCGCAGCCGTCGCCGCCGATCTCGCCCGCTGGGTCAGCTAG